A genomic stretch from Bacillota bacterium includes:
- the lexA gene encoding transcriptional repressor LexA, giving the protein MEPLTEKQKRVLNFIEREVERCNYPPSVREICKALGISSTATVHSYLDILENKGYISRMATKPRAIKLLNKMDDEDGRDCVFVPLIGRITAGQPILAEENREGYFPVPEAISNGNSCFALRVAGDSMKNAGIFDGDYVIIKQQSTAENGDIIAALLGDEATVKRFYREKDYIRLQPENDAYAPIMSRDVKIIGKVVGLFRKL; this is encoded by the coding sequence TTGGAGCCGCTGACTGAGAAACAGAAAAGAGTTCTGAATTTCATTGAGCGTGAAGTAGAACGCTGTAATTACCCTCCATCTGTCCGAGAAATATGCAAAGCGCTTGGAATCAGCTCTACTGCAACTGTTCACAGCTACCTTGATATACTGGAAAACAAAGGCTACATTTCGAGAATGGCCACCAAGCCGAGAGCTATTAAACTGCTAAACAAAATGGATGATGAAGATGGGCGTGATTGTGTCTTTGTTCCCCTTATCGGACGTATTACCGCCGGGCAACCTATCCTAGCCGAAGAAAACCGTGAAGGTTATTTTCCCGTTCCCGAAGCAATATCCAACGGAAATAGCTGCTTTGCTCTGCGGGTTGCCGGAGACAGTATGAAAAACGCCGGTATATTTGACGGTGATTATGTGATTATCAAACAGCAGAGCACTGCGGAAAACGGCGATATCATTGCCGCCCTGCTCGGTGATGAAGCTACTGTAAAGCGCTTCTACCGCGAAAAAGACTATATCCGCTTGCAACCGGAAAACGATGCCTACGCTCCGATCATGTCCCGGGATGTTAAAATCATCGGCAAAGTGGTCGGTTTATTCCGGAAACTCTAA
- a CDS encoding 2-isopropylmalate synthase — MSKKVNNEIKAEKIFLFDSTLRDGEQTPGARLNYEEKLEVARQLARLNVDIIEAGFPISSPGELKAVQAIAREIKGPTICALARAVQGDIDAAWEAIKEAENPRLHVFLGASDIHMQHKLKKEPELLLMQGVEAVKYARKYTDDVEYSPEDATRAREDYLYKLLEEVIKAGATVINIPDTVGYAVPSEFGALIKRLRENVDGMDKVILSVHCHNDLGMAVANSLEAVKNGARQIECNINGIGERAGNAALEEIAVALRIRQNHFPYYTDINFSEIYRTSRLVSKLTRISVPVNKAVVGLNAFAHSSGIHQDGILKNKTTYEIIDAELIGGKAAQMHLTARSGRHAVLDQLNKLGFSLTDEQLEVIYDRFVNLADKKKEIYPEDLEALVLDHLSSTEPRYRLDYLQTVSGSKSIPAAVIRLKKEDDTTIEEVAVGAGPIDAAYNAINKITGLSIGLENYKINAVTQGRDALGEVQVQMSYQDRTITGRGTSTDIIEASVKAYLNGLNKLLKINGND; from the coding sequence ATGAGCAAAAAAGTGAATAATGAAATTAAAGCCGAAAAAATATTTTTATTTGACAGCACCCTGAGGGATGGAGAGCAGACTCCGGGCGCGCGACTAAATTATGAAGAAAAACTTGAAGTAGCCCGTCAACTGGCCCGACTTAATGTTGATATTATTGAAGCCGGCTTTCCCATATCGTCTCCGGGCGAATTAAAGGCCGTACAAGCGATAGCCAGAGAAATAAAAGGCCCGACTATCTGTGCTTTGGCCAGAGCCGTTCAGGGCGATATAGATGCAGCCTGGGAGGCAATTAAAGAAGCTGAGAATCCAAGATTACATGTTTTCCTTGGCGCTTCAGATATTCATATGCAACATAAACTGAAAAAAGAGCCGGAATTGCTGCTTATGCAGGGTGTGGAAGCGGTAAAATACGCTAGAAAATATACCGATGATGTAGAGTACTCCCCTGAAGATGCGACAAGGGCAAGAGAAGACTATCTCTATAAGCTTCTGGAAGAGGTCATTAAAGCCGGGGCGACAGTGATCAATATCCCTGATACGGTCGGTTATGCTGTTCCATCAGAGTTTGGGGCACTGATCAAAAGACTCCGGGAGAACGTTGATGGCATGGATAAAGTTATATTAAGTGTTCACTGCCATAATGATCTTGGCATGGCGGTGGCAAATTCCCTGGAAGCCGTAAAAAACGGCGCACGCCAGATTGAATGTAATATTAACGGTATCGGCGAGCGAGCCGGAAATGCTGCCCTTGAAGAGATTGCAGTTGCACTCCGAATTAGGCAGAATCATTTCCCTTATTACACTGATATTAATTTCTCCGAGATTTACCGGACCAGCAGATTGGTCAGTAAGTTAACCAGAATCTCTGTACCGGTCAACAAAGCTGTAGTAGGCTTGAATGCCTTTGCTCATTCATCCGGTATACATCAGGACGGCATACTAAAGAACAAAACGACCTATGAAATAATTGATGCTGAATTAATCGGCGGAAAAGCAGCCCAGATGCACCTGACTGCTCGTTCCGGAAGACATGCTGTGCTTGATCAGTTGAATAAGCTCGGTTTCTCCCTTACTGATGAACAGCTTGAAGTAATTTACGACCGCTTCGTTAATCTTGCTGACAAGAAAAAAGAAATTTACCCGGAAGATCTTGAAGCTCTAGTTCTCGATCACCTCTCATCAACAGAACCGCGCTACAGACTCGATTACCTGCAGACGGTAAGCGGTAGTAAAAGTATTCCTGCTGCAGTCATCCGCCTTAAAAAAGAGGATGATACAACCATTGAAGAGGTGGCAGTCGGTGCAGGTCCAATTGACGCCGCTTATAATGCAATAAACAAAATTACCGGTCTGAGCATAGGTCTTGAAAACTACAAGATAAATGCTGTAACCCAGGGTCGAGATGCTCTCGGTGAAGTCCAGGTCCAGATGTCTTACCAGGACAGAACAATCACCGGCAGGGGCACAAGCACCGATATTATTGAAGCCAGCGTCAAGGCATACCTCAACGGCCTGAATAAATTGCTTAAGATAAACGGCAACGACTAA
- a CDS encoding site-specific integrase, whose product MNSYEQIALLKQPNPKAPTGLRNLCLLILMLKAGLRVNEVLNLKVEDIDWEKGCVHVSGSGAALERSLVLDDSEMALLRRLSESTERMEGYMFTTLDGKKLKDRYIREMVKRLSKKAGITKDVYPHLLRYTFAVDFMRETRDVKLLQKALGHRDPSATQAYANLLFEELKGDQEGEKRHKRSGMPLSEPYVKKVVHDDNVQLRVFEDEKGEGMPEPDPIVYERTFEEQITASGSIDTNKPETEPEANEYIPTLEIETEPEREERIAIPPLKCSNCNYILHYQGNCPKCGTSFNEILMHWGKKF is encoded by the coding sequence TTGAATAGTTACGAGCAGATCGCTCTGCTGAAACAGCCAAATCCAAAGGCACCAACCGGTTTACGCAATTTATGCCTGTTAATTCTCATGCTTAAAGCCGGTTTAAGGGTAAATGAGGTACTTAACCTGAAAGTAGAGGATATCGACTGGGAAAAGGGCTGCGTCCATGTATCTGGAAGCGGCGCTGCACTGGAACGGTCCCTGGTCCTTGATGACTCTGAAATGGCACTTTTACGTCGATTGAGCGAATCAACTGAACGTATGGAGGGTTACATGTTTACAACACTGGACGGTAAAAAGTTAAAAGATCGCTATATCAGGGAAATGGTTAAGAGACTTTCTAAAAAAGCCGGCATTACGAAAGATGTATATCCACACCTGTTGCGCTATACATTTGCAGTCGACTTCATGCGTGAAACAAGGGATGTCAAGCTTCTCCAAAAGGCATTGGGACATCGGGACCCTTCAGCTACTCAGGCGTATGCTAATCTCCTTTTTGAAGAACTTAAGGGAGACCAAGAAGGGGAAAAGCGTCATAAAAGAAGCGGTATGCCATTAAGTGAACCTTATGTTAAAAAAGTTGTACACGACGATAACGTGCAACTCAGAGTATTTGAAGATGAAAAGGGAGAAGGGATGCCTGAACCAGACCCGATTGTGTATGAGCGAACATTTGAAGAGCAAATAACGGCAAGCGGTTCAATTGATACTAATAAACCCGAAACTGAACCCGAAGCCAATGAATATATTCCAACTTTGGAAATTGAAACTGAGCCTGAACGGGAAGAAAGAATTGCCATCCCGCCGTTAAAATGCAGCAACTGTAATTATATTCTGCACTACCAGGGTAACTGTCCAAAATGCGGAACTTCCTTTAATGAAATATTAATGCACTGGGGCAAGAAATTCTAG